The following are from one region of the Mycolicibacterium diernhoferi genome:
- a CDS encoding CDP-glycerol glycerophosphotransferase family protein, protein MKPWVVWLLLLTTPKRPYVVVHGYPDSEGNSVEMVRALVDRYGGGVYLLADSPVTARKVLRDARIDQSERVAILQYKSLRALFRFVTAEVSLFTHGVYGCPRRVPRKTLVNLWHGGGIKVGIMADERGRPYVHADYLVAATRWKGAIMARQCRLPDGGLLLTGNPRVDQFGEVDPGALKSVGIDPARPFVVWMPTFRRSTRQLATSTGAEDPGADLVNASAQVVVDGLANAGIQVVVKPHPSDADRHEIAGAITVTNDALVQNGVFLYQLLGCANGLLTDYSSVWIDYLTLDRPIGFLVPDEATYADSRGFDPPDALEWLPGPRVRTAADIAAFAEDVLSKGALTEARRREVSEHIGLVRESGVAERILDELAAKGRFGPRLSPLRTEMVTVERPTRN, encoded by the coding sequence GTGAAGCCATGGGTCGTTTGGCTGCTGTTGCTGACAACTCCGAAACGTCCGTATGTCGTCGTGCACGGCTATCCCGACTCAGAAGGCAACTCCGTCGAGATGGTTCGAGCGCTCGTGGATAGATATGGTGGAGGTGTATATCTCCTAGCGGATAGCCCTGTGACCGCGCGAAAAGTGTTACGGGACGCTCGGATTGATCAATCCGAGCGGGTCGCGATCCTCCAGTACAAATCGCTCCGAGCTCTTTTCCGATTCGTGACAGCCGAGGTCTCCCTGTTCACGCACGGTGTTTACGGCTGCCCGAGGCGAGTGCCTAGGAAGACCCTAGTGAACTTGTGGCATGGCGGGGGCATCAAGGTGGGAATAATGGCGGACGAGCGGGGTCGGCCATACGTGCACGCGGATTACTTGGTCGCGGCAACACGGTGGAAGGGCGCGATCATGGCGCGGCAGTGCCGCCTGCCAGATGGCGGCCTGCTGCTTACCGGCAATCCCCGGGTGGACCAGTTCGGAGAGGTTGATCCGGGAGCCCTGAAGAGTGTCGGTATAGACCCAGCCCGTCCGTTCGTAGTGTGGATGCCTACTTTCCGGCGAAGTACTCGGCAGCTCGCCACGTCGACAGGCGCGGAAGATCCCGGTGCCGACTTAGTCAACGCATCTGCCCAGGTGGTCGTTGACGGCCTGGCGAACGCAGGCATCCAGGTGGTGGTAAAGCCGCATCCAAGCGACGCTGATCGTCACGAGATCGCTGGCGCAATCACCGTCACGAACGACGCGCTTGTTCAAAACGGCGTCTTCCTGTATCAGCTACTTGGGTGTGCCAATGGTCTGTTGACAGACTACTCAAGCGTATGGATTGACTACCTGACTCTCGATCGGCCGATCGGATTTCTTGTTCCGGATGAAGCAACGTACGCGGATAGTCGCGGGTTTGACCCTCCAGATGCTCTGGAATGGCTACCCGGACCGCGGGTTCGAACGGCTGCTGACATAGCGGCATTTGCTGAGGATGTCTTGTCGAAAGGTGCCCTTACGGAGGCGCGCCGGCGTGAAGTCTCGGAGCACATCGGCTTAGTACGTGAAAGTGGTGTTGCCGAAAGGATTCTGGATGAACTGGCAGCCAAGGGGAGGTTCGGGCCCCGCCTCAGTCCGCTGAGGACTGAGATGGTGACAGTGGAGCGGCCGACCCGGAACTAG
- a CDS encoding adenylyltransferase/cytidyltransferase family protein, giving the protein MIFGYTTGVFDMFHIGHLRVLERSKALCDQLIVGITTDELSRERKQKLPVVSFEERRQIVAALRCVDMTVPQTSMNKLLAWEALRFNKMFVGDDWRGTDVWNNLEVQFEPLGVEIVYLPYTQSTSSTKLRDALNGLHGSDA; this is encoded by the coding sequence ATGATTTTCGGCTACACCACGGGCGTATTTGACATGTTTCATATTGGCCACCTGCGTGTGCTCGAGCGGTCCAAAGCCCTGTGCGATCAGCTGATCGTCGGCATCACCACCGACGAACTCTCGCGCGAGCGAAAGCAGAAGCTGCCAGTCGTCTCGTTCGAGGAACGGAGACAGATCGTCGCGGCCCTTAGGTGCGTCGACATGACGGTGCCACAGACGTCTATGAACAAGCTGCTGGCATGGGAAGCGCTTCGGTTCAACAAGATGTTCGTCGGCGACGACTGGCGAGGAACAGACGTCTGGAACAACCTGGAGGTTCAATTTGAACCGCTCGGAGTCGAAATCGTCTACCTCCCGTACACGCAATCAACGTCGAGCACCAAGCTGCGTGATGCGTTGAACGGGTTGCACGGCTCGGATGCGTGA